The proteins below come from a single Mucilaginibacter mali genomic window:
- a CDS encoding substrate-binding domain-containing protein — protein sequence MSDRKITIKDIALKAKVSTGTVDRVIHKRGRVSPKVAERVLKILEEMDYEPNFIARALGSKKTFEVAALIPDDQYDTYWKDPREGIKRAERELKQYGVVVKFFLFDPYDVKSFVEQARQLNNSEPDGIIVSPIFYREVLPFFKTWQDKKIPFVLFNTQIADIYPLCYVGQDAYQSGMLAARLVHSSLPDNGTVLIAHFDEDISNAFHMSKKEQGFRNYFVQNDLEEYDLLKEELNSSNYSLFKAQMDKVIEHNSNLKAIYVTTSKAYQVAGYLKERRINGIKIIGYDLLPKNVNFLQSGLITFLINQNARGQGFWSLQLISEYLVLKKEIPMMKYLPLDIIVKENLNYFLGEDTDFLNIN from the coding sequence ATGTCTGACAGGAAGATAACGATAAAGGATATTGCCTTAAAAGCAAAGGTTTCGACAGGTACGGTAGACCGCGTTATCCATAAAAGAGGGCGGGTTTCGCCTAAAGTAGCTGAGCGCGTACTGAAGATACTGGAGGAGATGGATTACGAGCCGAACTTTATCGCGCGGGCGCTGGGTTCAAAAAAGACATTCGAGGTAGCTGCCCTCATTCCTGACGATCAGTACGATACCTATTGGAAAGACCCCAGGGAAGGGATAAAACGTGCCGAACGTGAGTTGAAGCAATACGGTGTAGTTGTTAAGTTCTTTTTGTTCGACCCTTACGATGTGAAGTCATTTGTGGAGCAGGCCAGGCAGCTTAACAATAGCGAACCGGATGGCATTATCGTATCCCCTATATTTTACCGGGAAGTTTTGCCCTTTTTTAAAACCTGGCAGGATAAAAAGATCCCCTTTGTACTTTTCAATACACAAATTGCCGATATATACCCGCTTTGTTATGTAGGGCAGGACGCCTACCAAAGTGGTATGCTGGCCGCGCGATTGGTGCACAGCAGTTTACCAGATAATGGTACGGTCCTCATCGCCCATTTCGACGAGGATATTTCCAACGCTTTCCACATGAGCAAAAAAGAGCAGGGATTCAGGAATTACTTTGTACAGAACGATCTTGAAGAGTACGACCTGCTGAAGGAAGAGTTGAATAGTTCAAATTATTCGCTGTTTAAAGCGCAGATGGATAAGGTGATAGAACATAATTCCAATCTTAAAGCCATCTATGTAACCACTTCCAAAGCCTACCAGGTGGCCGGTTATCTTAAAGAGCGACGAATTAATGGAATAAAAATAATAGGGTACGACCTTTTACCTAAAAACGTTAATTTTTTGCAAAGCGGGCTGATCACATTTCTCATCAACCAAAATGCCAGGGGACAAGGGTTCTGGAGCCTGCAACTGATATCGGAATATCTTGTGCTGAAAAAAGAGATACCAATGATGAAATATCTGCCGCTGGATATCATTGTGAAAGAAAACCTCAACTATTTCCTGGGAGAGGATACCGATTTTTTAAATATTAATTGA
- a CDS encoding DUF4202 domain-containing protein — protein MNNLATAFQLFDDYNRQDPRGFEWDGTDYPQEYFFAIKLYDWVLKLDPNANQELLLASRSQHIGRWEIPRESYPEGREPYLKWRKDLALHHAAITGKLMKQAGYSDEQVDRVSQIILKKRIKVDADVQTMENALCLVFLQYQYEDFRKKYENDPQKMINILRKSLLKMDTHGHSFALGLNFSPAALNLIQQALKSED, from the coding sequence ATGAATAATTTAGCAACCGCTTTTCAACTTTTTGACGATTATAACCGGCAAGACCCGCGTGGTTTTGAATGGGATGGGACTGATTACCCGCAAGAATATTTTTTTGCTATTAAACTGTATGATTGGGTTTTAAAGCTCGACCCTAATGCAAACCAAGAATTACTTTTGGCATCGCGCAGCCAGCATATTGGCCGTTGGGAAATACCGCGCGAAAGTTACCCCGAGGGTAGGGAGCCCTATCTGAAATGGCGTAAAGACCTGGCGCTGCACCATGCCGCCATAACAGGTAAGTTGATGAAACAGGCCGGATATAGCGATGAACAGGTGGATCGTGTAAGCCAGATCATCCTGAAAAAGCGGATAAAGGTTGACGCCGATGTGCAAACGATGGAAAATGCGCTTTGTTTAGTTTTTCTGCAATACCAGTACGAGGATTTTAGGAAGAAGTACGAAAACGATCCGCAAAAAATGATCAATATCCTGCGTAAATCCTTATTAAAAATGGATACTCACGGGCATAGTTTCGCTTTAGGCTTAAACTTTTCGCCAGCTGCTTTAAATTTAATTCAACAAGCCTTAAAATCGGAAGATTAA